From one Humulus lupulus chromosome 8, drHumLupu1.1, whole genome shotgun sequence genomic stretch:
- the LOC133797090 gene encoding uncharacterized protein LOC133797090, with product MGHVRVRNEIYEIPSAAHGNAVKYTDVIELGLSIDDIFTRLWTLANCIGDQLMQFIEDLVLRDLNRCLENLVVNSPEQDPLALRNSISETFSKSSSSSKPCYDCTFPRIPARRAQESKEEFTVDTSCDIIEIVDFYAGSLLIFQELLIFPIFGLQFAWRLSLTSCRCCFSYIRCAHLRLRSILSRVQKTLRGSSDDIGWLQKTPGMPSVTDGTVRFLELLAEIRNGEHSLPNSYVYLLVPGLFSNHGPLYFVGTKRFFSKMGLACHIAKIHSEASVEHNAWELKQYIEELYWGSGKPVMLLGHSKGGVDAAAALSIYWSDLKDKVAGLALVQSPYGGTPLASDILREGQIADKETRRIMELLICKLIKGDIRALEDLTYEKRKEFIMKYKLPEQVPLISFHTEASIAPGVLATMTQIAHAELPWLPLLTFDNEESDSFLQAGRQVPVVMPISAAMALCALHLQLRYGEKSDGLVTRRDAEVPGSIVVKPDRKLDHAWMVYSSSKKNPTEPDACEMCEALLTLLVEIGKMKQQEMGQS from the exons ATAGGCGACCAATTGATGCAATTTATTG AGGATCTTGTGCTCAGAGATCTTAATAGATGCCTAGAGAATTTAGTGGTCAATTCTCCTGAACAAGATCCATTAGCTTTGAGAAATAGCATATCTGAAACTTTTTCAAAAAGTTCTTCATCATCCAAACCGTGTTATGACTGTACATTCCCCAGAATACCTGCAAGAAGAGCCCAAGAATCCAAGGAAGAGTTTACTGTAGATACAAGTTGTGACATTATAGAAATTGTTGATTTTTATGCGGGTTCTCTTCTCATTTTTCAAGa GTTGTTGATTTTCCCAATATTCGGATTGCAGTTTGCCTGGAGGTTGTCACTGACCTCTTGCAGATGTTGTTTCTCTTACATTAGATGTGCTCACCTTCGTCTTCGTAG CATCCTATCTCGAGTACAGAAGACATTGCGTGGTTCTTCTGATGATATTGGATGGTTACAGAAAACTCCAGGAATGCCTTCTGTGACAGATGGTACAGTGCGATTTCTGGAATTGCTGGCAGAAATAAG GAATGGAGAGCACTCCCTCCCTAATTCATATGTTTATCTACTGGTACCTG GCCTCTTTAGTAATCATGGTCCTTTGTACTTCGTGGGAACTAAAAGGTTCTTTTCAAAAATGGGTCTAGCTTGCCATATCGCAAAGATTCACAGTGAG GCATCTGTAGAACACAATGCCTGGGAACTTAAGCAATACATTGAGGAGCTATATTGGGGATCTGGCAAGCCCGTGATGCTGCTAGGCCACAGCAAGGGTGGAGTTGATGCTGCAGCTGCTCTATCAATCTATTGGAGTGATTTGAAAGACAAAGTGGCTGGTTTAGCACTGGTACAAAGCCCATATGGTGGCACGCCATTAGCTTCTGATATTCTCCGCGAAGGCCAGATTGCTGACAAGGAAACCAGGAGGATTATGGAGCTTTTGATATGCAAGCTGATCAAG GGTGACATACGAGCACTAGAGGATCTGACATATGAGAAAAGGAAGGAATTCATCATGAAATACAAATTACCAGAACAAGTTCCTCTAATCTCCTTCCACACCGAAGCCAGTATTGCTCCAGGAGTCCTTGCCACCATGACTCAGATAGCTCATGCAGAGCTTCCTTGGCTTCCCCTTCTGACGTTTGACAATGAAGAGTCTGATAGTTTTCTTCAAGCAGGACGCCAGGTGCCTGTGGTGATGCCTATATCTGCTGCCATGGCTTTGTGCGCGCTACACCTGCAGTTGCGGTACGGAGAGAAGAGTGATGGTTTGGTAACACGCCGGGATGCTGAAGTCCCAGGCTCAATTGTTGTCAAACCAGATAGGAAGCTTGACCATGCTTGGATGGTTTACTCTTCTTCAAAGAAGAATCCCACAGAGCCAGATGCCTGTGAAATGTGTGAGGCTCTTTTGACTCTCCTTGTGGAGATTGGGAAGATGAAGCAACAAGAAATGGGACAAAGCTGA